The segment ACAACCTTTGGCTTCCTTTAAACTGGTACCAACTAAATATAAAACtcacagaaatttcagaaaaacactGCCTGTAAATGCAATTTATTGTATTAGCAGAATACTTTAAATCTTTATCCAACCTGATGTAGGTGGTCTTCCCAATAGATAAGACCTATGTGGTTTTGGGGGAAGATGTCTTTGAGAAAATCAAGATCCAAGTCAGGGGTTTTGATCAGTGTGAAGCTTTCACTTCTGTGGGGTTTAGTggtgttctttcttttttaagtttGGTAACTGTAATTACTGCATCCTCTGGTGCTCTGAAATCAATCTTTAGGAGTGCctaataatttctaaataagCTATTAGGTAGGAAATAACAGAGTGTGACCCTGTTTCTCACCCCATAATAATTACTTGGCACTTGCATTGGGCAATTTCAAGAGAGTGATTGATATCTTGGCAATTTAAGTCATTAGTTTTTAACTCTATGAAAAGGATCTTTGTATGAGCAGATCTCCATAGTGATTTATGTAACAcattctttctgaaatattttggtaaACTGCTGGTCTTCAGAGCACACAGATCCCATTTAGGGATCCCTTTAGTTACCAACCAGGAAATTCTTTATGAGTTTTTGAACTGTTTCTGGTACtatatatttctaaataatcTTCCATGTCTTCTAAGGTTATGAACACAGGTCTGAGCCTGTAAGAGAGCAGGATGGGAGGGCCCATGGTAAGGATATTTAGCCTAGGACTTGGGGggcccttttccctctcctgccaTACTTCTGGGATTTCAGGAATATTGCTGAGACACCCATTGCCTTTGCTTTCAGTAAGGTAGGAATACCAGTGTGACATTGCTTTGCAAGGATGAATACACTAACACACTGTAGGACAGGGGATACGTAGTGCCTTACATATGCTGAATACCTTTTTTTAATGCTCCCGATCAACAGACTGATGAGAGATATTAGTTGTTTAGCATAAATAAGTTTTAAGTAGACTGAGTTACACCAAGTTATAATATTGTGGATTTAATATGGGGTTTTTGCTTTGCCTGCTTAGCATGAGTACCTAGATTACATAGGCAATGAATTTTTAGACACTTTCCACATCACAAATTGATAGAGAAACAGACGCTATGGCACTCAGAACTCCACTTACTAACTCTGCCAGACAGCAGAAATTACCGGTCAGAGATTTGTACAGCACTGTGAACAGACTCTGTGCTCATGGAGTAACGTAGGAACAGATTAATGAATTGCAAGGAGATGCTGAAGGAGGGACTATTGCCCTTATCCTCTATGAACTGTCCATTACACTTCAGGAGCTTGCAGGCTCTTTACTGGGacatcttttccattttctgtgccATCCCTCACTGTACAGGAAGGAAAGATCAATGGGGAGAGCCTCGAGCTGGGGTTCCCTTTCGCCACAGGAGGCAAGGTGGGAAAAACCTTTGAAGAGCGTAACTGTCTGAGTCCTCAAACTGTATTTACCGGAGCAAAATTAATTGCACGAATAATTTGTAACTCTCTGGCTCTCCCCGGCGCCAGCCACGCCACACCCAAGATGGCGGCCGTGCCCTGAGGGCGCTCCCCACAGCGCCGCGCCCTTTCCCGCCCGCCGTGCGCGGCGTTACGGCTCCGGGGGGGAACGCGGGAGGGTATGGCGGAGCCGCCGGAAGCGGCGGAAGAGTTTCGCGGGCGGACCCAGCAGGGCGGAAGTCGCTGAGGCGAACGGGGGTGGCGGCGGCAGCGAGCGACGATGAACAACAAATTCGACGCGTGAGTGTCACCCCGAGCCCCCTCGACCGGCCCCCGGTGCGGGCCCTGCACGGCCCCGAGCCCCGCCGGCGcctcccgccgctgccccggcgCCGGGCGGGCGAGACGCGATGAGTCACGGGGCTACGCACAGCCCCGTCCCTGCAGCCGGGGCCCGGCCTGGCCCCGAGGGGACGCGGGACCGAGAGGTGTGGGCGGTGGGCCGGTGGCAGGCCGCACCGGGGAGTTGCGGGCCGCTTCGTGGCCCTGCTTGTCTCTCGTTTTTTCCGACCCTTGGCAGGGAATGGGGCGTGTGGAGAGACCTGTgaggtgctgggtgctggcGCGGTGTCTGCTCGCCCGAGGCGCtgcctctgcagtgctggggggcGTGGGGAGCGGGGTGGGCAGGAGTCAGCAGAGGTACGGTGACAGGTCTTCGTGTGGGCCCCCTGAATAGCGGGGAACCCTAACAAGTAACTGGGGTTTCCTGTGGCAGATCAGTATCCGGCACAAACTACTTGAGTTTGTTCCAAAAACCTGTTTCGTTGTTCACTTCGGCTTAAAAGTGCTTGCCCAAGATGCCTGTGATGGGCATGAAAGTAGAAGTAGTTTTTACTGTGTGGGTTGTCAAGTGTAGATATCCAAACTGTGGTGGCCCTGGTGCCATGGAGGAGCTTTGGAGCAGAGAACTGCCTGGGCTTGGTATGAACCTTCTCAGCTGTGTGATGGCTgtctgtgttatttttctttaccagATTGAAAGATGATGATAGTGGAGACCATGACCAGAATGAGGAAAATAACACACAGAAAGacagtgagaaggaaaagaacGATCGTGAGAAACTGCAGAGTACTACCAAGAGGAAGGTATGGTGCTGGCACCTGCACTCCACTGCCAGGGCATGGGATGGCAGTCCTCAGTTCAGGGATAAGGGAAATACGTCTTGGAGGGCTGTGATCTCAGTACAGTGTTACTGCTGCAGTGAAGACAGAGGGACTGTGTTTGATTTTGATAATGTGATGTCACTTTTGGAGGTCTCTCGTCTGAGGGTCAGTGCTCCCTTCACTAACACAGCTGGTACCCTGCCAggctttttaatggaaatgagTAATAAGGCTTTATTTTCATCCAAAAACAAATTTGGAAGAGGACATGGGGAAAGGACTCCTGTCTGACAGAACAGTAGTGGCTTGAGGGTGATTTAGCAGGCAGTGTTTGTGACACTGTTGAAATAACTTTTAAGATGTATCCCTGTGTGTAACATAGCCTGGTGAAGAAAGCATAAGGCATATATCTCCCctggtttggtttattttttctcatcttgTTTAGGAAAACTGCTCTGTCTGAAGTAATGCAACCCTTGTAAACTTGCCAAAGTCAAGAGGAAAGTAGAGATTTAAGCCCTGGTAACTCCTGTAACAATATCAAGTAGTACAAGATAAGGGCTTTGATTGGGGTATTCTCTGTAAGTTTTGACTCCTGGCTAATGAGCTCTCATTAGCCTCTTTTGTGCTcattagaagtatttttaatcagaaatcagtgttttggaaattgAAAAGTGATTGCTGCCCGCTGCTGGTGATGGGTTCTGCCAAAGCTGACATAGCAAGTTCTTAGATTAATCTTCCCAGAGCACTGGGGTGTTGGTTGCTTCAGGCAATTGGTGTCACCAAAGAGTTGTAATTGCATTTGAATCATGATTCATTGCAAGTGGCGTTTATCCTTCCAGAGGAGgaaagtgtctttttttttttttcccttaatttgaAAAAGTTCAAGGTCTCACATTTCCCTTTttagtttgtctttttttttttttttcctttgagacaGGCACAGGGCTAAAAAGAATTCACTCATGATGCCTCTGATGGCTTGAATGGTTGCTTTTATATGCTGCAAATGCAGTTTTCCCCATTCCCCTTTTTAGAGGAGCAAACAAGCTTTTGTgttctgcaggctgtggtgccGGGGCCAGCTGAGCACCCCTTGCAGTACAACTACACCTTCTGGTACTCGCGGCGCACCCCCGGGCGGCCCACCAGCTCCCAGAGCTACGAGCAGAACATCAAACAGATCGGCACCTTTGCCTCCGTGAGTACCCCCTGCTGCCCCGTGACTCGGGCACAGCCCGCTCCTCCTGGCctgctccctgtgtgctgcCTCTGTGCACGCTCAGGCCGGGCTCCTGGTGGCACTGAGTGGTTTGCCAAGGCAAACGAGCTCTTGAATTTCGGCAGGAGACGTGTCTTCAGTGCTtttcctctgccctgtgctAGACCTCTGTGCATGGTAGTAGCTGGTAtaataacagaaaaaagaaagagcagcCATGTAGTTTATTTATGGCTGgagcaagagaagaaaggaacagcttttctgttccatttctgtgctgtcCCTCACACACTTCCCTCCACCCATATTCCCACCACAAAAACTGTGTTTGGAGTAAGCATCTGGCATGCTGTATTTGCCAACAGCTGGTGACCTGTTGTCTGTCTGGAAGTGATGGACAAGGTGCTGTTTGATGTTGCAGTCAAGTTCATTAAAAGGCAAAttgctcttcctttctccttccactCTGTGGTTTCTTGTTCCTGGAATAAACTTGAGTGTGTTCTGGACAGACAGTCTTGGGTTTTTGCATGGTGCTGCTGGAGTAAGCCTGCCCTCAAGAGCCCAAGATACATAAGCAAAATGAGTCCCCATTGCTGTCCTAGAGCCCAGGAAGTCTGTtggctgttttcctcctttttcttttaagtctgGTGTTTGCCCAGTTTTTTTCAGGGTCTCTTATAAAAGTTAATTTTGCCCACCAGTACATATACTCTGTAATATGATAATTTATAAAAACAGTCCTTTATTCCTTCTGGAGGCtgcataaaaatattcctgagcAGCTGGGTTGTGTTACTGTATCCACACAGGATAAGTGTAGGAAGAAGAGCCTGTTGTGGTGAGTAGTTACTGCTCCTATTAGCCTGTGTGAACAAGTACTTTCAGTTCAGGGGATGAAAAATGTGGCTGCTGCTTGATGTTCTGGCAATAACTTTTCAGTCTGATAAATCAGTCTAGACTTAGCATTGATTTTTAGCTCCTTAGAGGAAGAACATCTTGTTGAATATTCTGTTGTCTGCTCTTTGCTACAGAGAATTTGTTGCCATGGTTGGCTGCAGTTCTGTTAGGATGGAGAGAGACTGGCCAGCATATGTGATAATGTGTTTGGGTCCAAATTCTGTTTAAGGAGATGGAAGAGCAAACTTAGAAAGAATTGTGTAGCTGAGTCTGTGTTCAGATTTATTCTTGGCTTGTCAGTGGAAAGCTCTAAAAGCTCTGAAATGTGAACCACTAGAGGGCACGTTCCTTCACTGTGGGAGTGTGATTTCCCCATGGATGTTTGGACATGCCTGACAAAAATAGATTGCTTCTGACCCCTCCTTGGTCTTGGTTCATAATTTTATTGCCTATAAAAGCAAATTCCAGCTTGGATGGCAGAGGTCACAGATTGGAGTGGAATTCCAAGCGCTGACCGAGTCATTAAGGTCTCTGATTAAGTGCTTGGGGTGATGTCTGCCCCCTCCAGCTGCACTGCTGGTCTGCTTAATAGCTATTGTCTTACTGAGTAGAGTCTTCTTAAAATATGGAAATGAGTATAATCTCTTCCACTGCTTTGTTTAGTTTTAAAGATCCATCCTCTCTTACCCAGATATTCTCAAAACATAAATATGCTGCTTTTAAGAACTATGAAACATAAATCCCTTGCCTTACAGTCAGATTGTCTCAAGCAGACACAGGGGTGCCAGAATGGAACTGGTTGAAGTCCAAGTGTACCATGGCAGACTGTAAAAGGAAGTAAGaggtatttaaataaaaactctgAATAGTGCCCCCCGATCTTAAACTAGCACCAGAATGTATATTTTGTCTTAAAATCTGCATACAGTAAAattaaataccaaaaaaaaaagttttatttgaagGCTTCTGCAGTTTCCATGGTCACAGAGAGCTGTGGTTGTGCAGAGTAAAGAGGCTTGGCTGTAGCTGATGCCTTTGACCCATACCCAGTGATTGAAAGTTTGGGCAGTAGGAGTTAAAAGATATGTTTGGAACTGTTCTACAGAGCAGTTTAGCACAGATTTCTTCAAACAAACACTGAGTGACTTTAGAGGCACCTGTTGAATGTTTCAGGTGGTCACCTGGTAATGGAGCCAGTCAGAAACAGGCACCCAGGCTCTGACACTGCTGTTGCCCTTTGTGTTGCCTAATCAACACCCTGGTGATGAGGGAGTAGAGCAGAAGAGGGGAAGGTGGCTCTGGAGAGCTGGTGTAAAAATGGCAGCCTGTTTCTATAGAAATCTTGAACAGTTTGAGCAGCCTCACTGTGTGGTTGGTGTTGTTGCAGGTGGAACAGTTCTGGAGGTTTTACAGTCACATGGTACGTCCTGGGGACCTGACAGGCCACAGTGACTTCCATCTTTTCAAAGAGGGCATCAAACCCATGTGGGAGGTGAGTTGGAGCTCTCATTTCTGCCTTGATATTTTCCCACAATATTTGGTGGGAACCTTCTACAGTGGAGGGACTCTTGTCATTAACTGGCACTCCATTAGATTTTCTTGGGTGAAATCCTTTTGTCTGGGTTTTCAGTAAATTTGTCCTCAGAACTCTGTCCGTGTAACCTAACAGTCCTGCTGCCAGAGAGGGAAGATGGGGAAGTTGTTAGCTGCACCCCCCAAAGGTTGCTGAACTGCCATTGCCAGTGGAGGGGTACCCCATAGCTACCTCTGGTGACAGCAGTGCAGGGCTTTCCTCTGGAAGGACTGGACCTCCCCAACAAAGCTTACAAAAACCAGCTCTCCTTTTTCAGTCAAGGAGGTGCATATGGTTAAAAGCttgcacacagagctggagatggagaaacaactttgccttttatttactatttgcttttttattgtttgttttggtttggttttgttccagGGCACTTTAGTTTGCTTCTGTTTCTATCCAAATctgttaaaagaaattttaaaagaatcttTGCCCAGCAAATCATTCTCCCAGTTCCTGGCCTGCTTCCAGCGATGACCAATAGCATTCACAATATGAGGATTTTATGTGTTTCTCTGAAGTACCTAATTACACCGCTTGGTCTTGAGAAATTTATATGTGACCCTCATTAGCAATTATTTTAAGCAAGGTATTTTATAGCCAGTTACTGCAAATACtatttatataaaacatttaacCCTCTTTGGACTCCTGGTGAGCAAGTTTCTCAGACAATGTGTCAACCAGAGAGTCCCCAAGTTAATGATACCAGAATTTCTATAAAGCATTTCTCAGCAGACATTTTAAGATAGAGGTGAAAAGAttctttagtatttttatttctggactTACTTCTTATATTTCTAGAAGAGGACCTGAGATCTCACTTTTGGCCTTCCATTGCTGCATGTTTTGTAGGGCTTTGTTTATGCTTCATTCTCTTCCAAACCTATCCTTAGTTACTGTCATTCTTATAGGTACATATGTGCCTGTGTGTAGCTCTGATCTTTTTCTGCATCCATCTTTGCCTTTTCTGGTAAAGTCAGAAGCACTAAGCATAATAATCCCTGGTGATTTACTGGGCTGCAGATCATTATTATTCTGTTGAAGGAAAATCAAATGCTTGACTGAACCAAAGCTTGTTTAAACCTGAAAGAAAACTAACAACAACTGTAAAGCACATGATACAACATCTGCCTCCCAATCACTGCTCTCTCTAGCTTTGAACCTGCTTAAGCCACCTTTGAGATATTTTTAGCATTATCATGCTCTTCTGATGCCCATTAGTCATTGTGGAAACTTTGAAGAGCTAAACCCGGCTCCCAGTCTAAAGACTGTGATGTTCACAACTTGGAAAACTAGGATACTTAACAGAAAGCAGTTTGCTTCTCACAGGATTCTGCCACATTCCTAGAACTTACATTGATTTGGATGGCTCCTGTCATGCTTTGAGGTTTGTCTGGAGCTGACACCTTCCCCTTTCAGGCCAGCACATACCTGAAAAGTAGGAGTCAGGTGAATGCTGCTGTTACGCTGACACTTCCACGTTTCCTCAGGATTGCTTCATTAGTATTTGCTGTCTCTGAGAGAGCAgacaaatgttttgttttatctgaGCCCTAGAGAAGCTTTAAGgctaaaatgaaattaacttTATTTCATTAAGAAGGGTTGGGCTGCCTTGCCTGGCATCGTCAAGGTGTGTCCCAGCTTGGCAGAGGGGATTGCTGGGGATTTGGAGAGGGATGTCCTGTTTTGTGCAGTCCCCTCTGAGTCATCCtttgttctctgtttctgtCCTAGGCTTGTCCTCCCTTACACTTCATAACTGCCACCTCTTTGACTTGTTCCTACCTCTCTGTCCTCAGCTTTGGATGGAATTTGTTCCCCTCTCACCTTGTAAGATTTCCCAGCTACAGTGGTGTACCACTGAGAATGCCACAGTGTTCTGCacagaggaggagctgctctttGACATAGCTTTGCGTtctggggagcaggggaggcTGTAGCAGTTTCCAGCTCATTGTCAGCCTCAAGATACAGAATCACAATATTGAGGTGACACACTGGGTGCTTAgcattaaatttttcttttactttctccCCTCATTTTGGTTATTTCCCTGGGTCACCACAGTCTGGAGCAAACATTCAGCTGTATGATGTGTGATAATGTCAGAGAACAGGGTTAGAGAGAACAGGTTGTGTTAGCACAACTTGTGAGCCCATTCCTAGAAAtgtggaaggaaaatgtttatcaatttttcacttgcttttaaaatactgttttgcaAACTCTTTACTGGCCTTCCATGCTCTATGATGAGAGGGGTCTCTTGTTTTACAGGGATCTTGTTTTCCAAGCAGAACTACATAGACAGGGGATTAGAGAAATTGTGAATCAGTGTCAGGTTTAGGAGTAGTTTTAAAGTCCTTGCCTCTGGGTCTGTTTGTGAAAATTGGTAGGCTGGTGTTAGTCTTTCCTAGTGGGATCAAAACACTAGAACTCAAGTCATCAGAGCATAAAACTTTGTCCGGAAGGTTGAGGGCCATTGTTTCAAGTACTTTGTATTCAAAGTAAGTAGTTTTCCTCTGTCTCTGCTTATGTGAGggagaagtgaaataaaatgcttttgcttGAAAATACCTTCCTTGCCCCACCTAATCAATAGCTCCTCCTATTTGTGGCTCTGCTGTCTTGTGGGTAGCAGAAAAATAGCTaggagaaaacaaataaatttatttcctctcttcctAGGATGATGCCAACAAAAATGGTGGTAAATGGATTATCCGTCTGCGGAAGGGCTTAGCATCACGGTGCTGGGAGAATCTTATTCTGGCCATGTTGGGAGAGCAGTTCATGGTGGGGGAAGAAATCTGTGGGGCCGTTGTCTCTGTCCGATTCCAGGTGAGTGCTTTTGAGAACTGGCACCTGCTCCCATGTGGCATGGCTGCAAGAAACACCCTGTGCTtacccctccctccctcccacgCCGTTCCGCAGGAGGACATCATCTCCATATGGAACAAGACAGCCAGTGACCAGGCCACGACAGCCCGGATACGTGACACGTTACGAAGAGTGCTCAACCTACCTCCCAACACCATCATGGAATATAAAACCCACACCGACAGCATCAAGTACGTGTGCTGGCCAGGGGGGTGCTGCAGGTTGCATGTGTGCTCGAGCAGCTCAGTGCATGGCACGGGCGTTGGCAGAAGTGCTCGTGTGCGTTAGGGCTGTTCCTGCAAACTgaagtgcaaacagcagcagttgTTGCCAGCGTGCTTTGAAAGCCAAATTCCTGTGTTGTTGTCGTGGGTGTTTGGTTCTATGagcaaaacctttttcttttttaaatgtgtgaTCCAGGGTTATTTTAACAATCCACCCAGCCTGTCACTACGATGATGGGCAGCCCAGGGTGGGACTGTGGCTTAATGTATTC is part of the Vidua chalybeata isolate OUT-0048 chromosome 10, bVidCha1 merged haplotype, whole genome shotgun sequence genome and harbors:
- the EIF4E2 gene encoding eukaryotic translation initiation factor 4E type 2 isoform X3, producing the protein MNNKFDALKDDDSGDHDQNEENNTQKDSEKEKNDREKLQSTTKRKAVVPGPAEHPLQYNYTFWYSRRTPGRPTSSQSYEQNIKQIGTFASDDANKNGGKWIIRLRKGLASRCWENLILAMLGEQFMVGEEICGAVVSVRFQEDIISIWNKTASDQATTARIRDTLRRVLNLPPNTIMEYKTHTDSIKAWEEFHGLVNSSGR
- the EIF4E2 gene encoding eukaryotic translation initiation factor 4E type 2 isoform X2, with the protein product MNNKFDALKDDDSGDHDQNEENNTQKDSEKEKNDREKLQSTTKRKAVVPGPAEHPLQYNYTFWYSRRTPGRPTSSQSYEQNIKQIGTFASVEQFWRFYSHMVRPGDLTGHSDFHLFKEGIKPMWEDDANKNGGKWIIRLRKGLASRCWENLILAMLGEQFMVGEEICGAVVSVRFQEDIISIWNKTASDQATTARIRDTLRRVLNLPPNTIMEYKTHTDSIKDNSSFRNTKITL
- the EIF4E2 gene encoding eukaryotic translation initiation factor 4E type 2 isoform X1; translation: MNNKFDALKDDDSGDHDQNEENNTQKDSEKEKNDREKLQSTTKRKAVVPGPAEHPLQYNYTFWYSRRTPGRPTSSQSYEQNIKQIGTFASVEQFWRFYSHMVRPGDLTGHSDFHLFKEGIKPMWEDDANKNGGKWIIRLRKGLASRCWENLILAMLGEQFMVGEEICGAVVSVRFQEDIISIWNKTASDQATTARIRDTLRRVLNLPPNTIMEYKTHTDSIKAWEEFHGLVNSSGR